The following are from one region of the Gryllotalpicola protaetiae genome:
- a CDS encoding sensor histidine kinase, with protein sequence MSSVEPQDDLRLPRQPGVVRRFWARHERLADWLIALFWGLPATLITLATLVRSTEGTAHAWWPLTATLIVAASCIGFFVRRTRPILAFAILCAALIPAPFTDASPEQVLPVVGVYSLAVYRSNAAAWIGAAAVEGVSTLYVWLISPLGTNQTLAHSPAQWFPVYGIELLVALAIGITVGNRRRYLDALIDRAHQLARERDQQALLAAVAERARIARDMHDVVSHSLTVMVTLAEGSAAAAETDPSRAAAAMRQVADTGREALAGMRQMLGVLGSESEAATLAPQPTVADIPRLIERFRDLGLPVTLSSAGDVPAEPALQLAVYRIVQEGLTNALRYSHGPTRVDVLIDADGDPLAVVVDDDGLPGMPTVSVGAGRGLLGLTERVSTLGGTLASGHHDSGAGWRLAAALPRNPAHPAEETA encoded by the coding sequence GTGAGCTCGGTCGAACCACAGGACGACCTCCGGCTGCCTCGCCAGCCGGGGGTCGTTCGGCGGTTCTGGGCGCGACACGAGCGGCTCGCCGACTGGCTCATCGCGCTGTTCTGGGGCCTTCCCGCGACACTCATCACGCTGGCGACCCTGGTCAGGTCGACCGAGGGCACGGCGCATGCCTGGTGGCCGCTGACCGCGACCCTGATCGTCGCGGCATCCTGCATCGGCTTCTTCGTCAGGCGCACGCGGCCGATCCTCGCCTTCGCCATCCTGTGCGCCGCTCTGATCCCCGCGCCGTTCACCGACGCGAGCCCCGAGCAGGTGCTGCCGGTCGTCGGCGTGTACAGCCTTGCCGTGTACCGCTCGAACGCCGCCGCGTGGATCGGCGCGGCAGCCGTCGAGGGCGTCTCGACGCTGTACGTCTGGCTCATCTCCCCGCTCGGCACGAACCAGACGCTGGCGCACAGTCCTGCGCAGTGGTTCCCGGTCTACGGCATCGAGCTGCTCGTCGCGCTCGCCATCGGCATCACCGTGGGCAACCGCCGCCGCTACCTCGACGCGCTCATCGACCGCGCCCACCAGCTCGCCCGGGAACGCGACCAGCAAGCACTGCTCGCGGCCGTCGCCGAGCGCGCCCGCATCGCGCGCGACATGCACGACGTCGTCTCGCACTCCCTGACCGTCATGGTCACGCTGGCCGAGGGGTCGGCCGCAGCAGCCGAGACGGACCCCTCGCGGGCCGCCGCCGCGATGAGGCAGGTCGCCGACACGGGCCGCGAGGCCCTCGCCGGCATGCGTCAGATGCTCGGCGTGCTCGGCAGCGAGAGCGAGGCGGCGACGCTCGCGCCGCAGCCGACCGTGGCGGACATCCCGCGCCTCATCGAGCGATTCCGCGACCTCGGGCTGCCGGTGACTCTGAGCAGCGCCGGCGATGTGCCGGCGGAGCCTGCCCTGCAGCTCGCGGTGTACCGCATCGTGCAGGAAGGCCTCACGAACGCGCTGCGCTACTCCCACGGCCCGACGCGGGTCGACGTGCTGATCGACGCCGACGGCGACCCGCTCGCGGTCGTCGTCGATGACGACGGGCTGCCGGGCATGCCGACCGTGTCGGTGGGCGCCGGGCGGGGGCTGCTCGGCCTCACCGAACGCGTGTCGACCCTCGGCGGTACCCTCGCCTCTGGGCACCACGACAGCGGCGCCGGCTGGCGCCTCGCGGCCGCCCTGCCCCGGAATCCGGCACACCCCGCAGAGGAGACAGCGTGA
- a CDS encoding response regulator has translation MGFRMVLEAQPDIEVVGEASDGADAVALARRARPDVVLMDVRMPGSDGIAATAAIAAELPETRVLVLTTFDLDEYAFGALRAGASGFLLKDARPDELLAAIRAVAAGDAAVSPRITRRMIELFGAQLPGEGGTSDAAAALTPREREILVAIGRGLSNTEIATELFLTESTVKTHVGRVLAKLALRDRVHAVIFAYEHGLAQGPGPRSS, from the coding sequence ATGGGCTTCCGCATGGTGCTCGAGGCCCAGCCCGACATCGAGGTCGTGGGCGAGGCGTCCGACGGAGCCGACGCTGTGGCGCTCGCCCGCCGCGCCCGCCCCGATGTGGTGCTGATGGATGTGCGGATGCCGGGCAGCGACGGCATCGCCGCGACCGCCGCCATCGCGGCCGAACTGCCGGAAACCCGCGTGCTCGTGCTCACGACCTTCGACCTCGACGAGTACGCCTTCGGCGCGCTGCGGGCGGGTGCGAGCGGATTCCTGCTCAAAGACGCCCGCCCGGATGAACTGCTCGCCGCGATCCGGGCAGTCGCCGCCGGCGACGCAGCCGTCTCGCCGCGCATCACCAGGCGCATGATCGAGCTGTTCGGCGCGCAGCTGCCGGGCGAAGGCGGCACGTCCGATGCCGCGGCGGCGCTCACGCCGCGCGAGCGCGAGATCCTCGTGGCGATCGGCAGGGGCCTGTCGAACACCGAGATCGCCACGGAGCTGTTCCTCACGGAATCCACGGTCAAGACGCATGTCGGTCGTGTTCTCGCGAAACTCGCGCTGCGCGACCGGGTGCACGCCGTGATCTTCGCCTATGAGCACGGTCTCGCCCAGGGACCGGGGCCCCGCTCTTCGTAG
- a CDS encoding mechanosensitive ion channel family protein produces MLSATPVDNASNDFWASLNDFFQTPLGTVILRGGSAILIVIGAIVASWILRIAIRRIVHRIVSSVKKAQGVETTQALSVSPVATVRVVQRTRTLGSVLSNIANVIISIVAVLLVLQVLAPGVLASFAILSAAIGAGLGFGAQNVIGDIFNGLLMVMEDQIGVGDIVEAGMVSLATDGVVEAVGIRTTQIRDVNGTLWYVRNGQILRVGNMSQGWSRVIVDVAVGYENDVDAVQEQLLKTAEAMAREPKWRPRIMEKPEVWGIQSISTDMIVLRIAVKTRSTARDDVAHELNARVFDAAREIGVTVPSLTNPILSGFENVSSVNGAHPPRTRPLPTVQAEPVKPKRRTVRRKPNDAGPPDVNPSEEDL; encoded by the coding sequence ATGCTGAGTGCCACTCCCGTAGACAACGCAAGCAACGACTTCTGGGCCAGCCTGAACGACTTCTTCCAGACACCGCTCGGCACGGTCATCCTGCGAGGCGGCTCGGCGATCCTCATCGTGATCGGCGCGATCGTCGCCTCGTGGATCCTGCGCATCGCGATCCGCCGCATCGTGCACCGCATCGTCAGTTCGGTGAAGAAGGCGCAGGGCGTCGAGACGACCCAGGCGCTGAGCGTCTCGCCCGTCGCCACCGTGCGCGTCGTGCAGCGCACCAGAACGCTCGGCTCCGTTCTCAGCAACATCGCCAACGTGATCATCTCCATCGTTGCCGTGCTGCTCGTGCTGCAGGTGCTCGCGCCCGGCGTCCTCGCGTCGTTCGCGATCCTCTCCGCCGCGATCGGCGCCGGCCTCGGCTTCGGCGCACAGAACGTGATCGGCGACATCTTCAACGGTCTGCTCATGGTCATGGAGGACCAGATCGGCGTCGGCGACATCGTCGAGGCCGGCATGGTGAGCCTGGCGACCGACGGGGTGGTCGAAGCCGTCGGCATCCGCACCACCCAGATCCGCGACGTGAACGGCACCCTCTGGTACGTGCGCAACGGCCAGATCCTGCGGGTCGGGAACATGTCACAGGGATGGAGCCGGGTGATCGTCGACGTCGCGGTCGGCTATGAGAACGATGTGGATGCCGTGCAGGAGCAGCTCCTCAAGACCGCCGAGGCCATGGCGCGGGAGCCCAAATGGCGGCCGCGCATCATGGAGAAGCCCGAGGTGTGGGGCATCCAGTCGATCTCCACCGACATGATCGTGCTGCGCATCGCGGTAAAGACGCGGTCGACCGCGCGCGACGACGTCGCCCACGAGCTCAACGCGCGCGTGTTCGACGCTGCGCGCGAGATCGGCGTCACCGTGCCGTCGCTCACCAACCCGATTCTGAGCGGCTTCGAGAACGTCTCGTCGGTCAACGGCGCCCACCCGCCGCGCACGCGCCCGCTGCCGACCGTGCAGGCCGAGCCGGTCAAACCCAAGCGCCGCACCGTGCGCCGCAAGCCCAACGACGCCGGCCCGCCCGACGTCAACCCGTCGGAGGAGGACCTGTGA
- a CDS encoding globin → MLRSSENGVQAGGSFYDQIGGAPTFAKLVHAFYQGVAGDEVLKPMYPEEDLGPAEERLRMFLEQYWGGPGTYSEQRGHPRLRLRHAPFAVNPEARDRWLTHMRAAVDSLELPPLQDATLWGYLERAAHAMVNTFEA, encoded by the coding sequence ATGCTCCGCAGCTCAGAGAACGGCGTGCAGGCCGGCGGGTCGTTCTACGACCAGATCGGCGGCGCCCCGACCTTCGCGAAGCTCGTGCACGCGTTCTACCAGGGCGTGGCCGGCGACGAGGTGCTGAAGCCGATGTACCCGGAGGAGGATCTCGGCCCGGCCGAGGAGCGCCTGCGCATGTTCCTCGAGCAGTACTGGGGCGGCCCCGGCACCTACTCTGAGCAGCGCGGCCACCCGCGTCTGCGGTTGCGGCACGCGCCCTTCGCGGTGAATCCGGAGGCGCGCGACCGCTGGCTCACGCACATGCGAGCGGCCGTCGACTCTCTCGAGCTGCCGCCGTTGCAGGACGCGACACTCTGGGGCTACTTGGAGCGTGCCGCGCACGCGATGGTGAATACTTTCGAGGCGTGA
- a CDS encoding FAD-binding dehydrogenase — protein sequence MTPDRATAPAAPETTDAIVVGHGLAGLVAACELLDAGKRVTIVDQEPAVALGGQAFWSFGGLFLVDTPEQRRLGVHDSLELARQDWYGTAGFDRDSDEWGRRWADAYLEFAAGEKRSWLRSKGIRIFPLVGWAERGGWSAGGHGNSVPRFHITWGTGPGVVQPFADRVKTAAAAGRVVFRHRHRVDELVVAGGTVTGIRGAVLADDPIERGQSSNRDVVGGFELHAGAVILATGGIGGNHELVRKAWPERLGTPPAHMISGVPAHVDGRMLGIAESAGARLVNTDRMWHYTEGIENWDPIWPMHGIRILPGPSSLWFDATGKRLPAPNFPGYDTLATLEHIQKTGYDHTWFVLTQKIIEKEFALSGSEQNPDLTGKDWGKVLKRVTPGAPAPVEAFKQHGTDFVVADTLSELLAGMLAKTDAPLDTALIERQLRERDLELANPFSKDPQIAGIHEARRYRGDRLGRVAPPHRILDPTAGPLIAVKLHILTRKSLGGIQTDLSARVLGSDGAPLPGLYAAGEVAGFGGGGVHGYRALEGTFLGGCLFSGRVAGRAAAATL from the coding sequence GTGACACCTGACAGGGCAACGGCGCCCGCAGCACCCGAAACCACCGATGCCATCGTCGTCGGCCACGGCCTCGCCGGGCTCGTCGCCGCCTGCGAGCTGCTCGACGCGGGCAAGCGCGTCACGATCGTCGACCAGGAGCCGGCCGTCGCGCTCGGCGGCCAGGCGTTCTGGTCGTTCGGCGGCCTCTTCCTCGTCGACACGCCGGAGCAACGCCGCCTCGGCGTGCACGACTCGCTCGAGCTCGCCAGGCAGGACTGGTACGGCACGGCAGGATTCGATCGCGACAGTGACGAGTGGGGCAGGCGCTGGGCGGACGCCTACCTCGAGTTCGCCGCCGGAGAGAAGCGCTCCTGGCTGCGCTCGAAGGGCATCAGGATCTTCCCGCTCGTCGGCTGGGCCGAGCGCGGCGGCTGGTCGGCAGGCGGCCATGGCAACTCCGTGCCGCGCTTCCATATCACCTGGGGCACCGGGCCCGGCGTGGTGCAGCCGTTCGCCGATCGGGTGAAGACGGCGGCCGCCGCGGGGCGGGTGGTGTTCCGCCACCGGCACCGGGTGGACGAGCTCGTCGTCGCAGGGGGCACCGTCACCGGCATCCGCGGTGCCGTGCTCGCCGATGACCCGATCGAACGAGGCCAGTCGTCGAACCGCGATGTCGTCGGCGGCTTCGAGCTGCACGCCGGAGCCGTGATCCTCGCCACGGGCGGCATCGGCGGCAACCACGAGCTGGTGCGGAAGGCGTGGCCGGAGCGCCTCGGCACTCCCCCTGCCCACATGATCTCGGGGGTGCCCGCGCACGTCGACGGCCGCATGCTCGGCATCGCCGAGAGCGCCGGAGCGCGGCTCGTCAACACCGACCGCATGTGGCACTACACGGAGGGCATCGAGAACTGGGATCCGATCTGGCCGATGCACGGCATCCGCATCCTGCCCGGGCCGTCGTCGCTGTGGTTCGACGCGACCGGCAAGCGGCTGCCTGCACCGAACTTCCCCGGCTACGACACACTCGCGACGCTCGAGCACATTCAGAAGACGGGCTATGACCACACCTGGTTCGTGCTGACGCAGAAGATCATCGAGAAGGAGTTCGCGCTCTCGGGCAGCGAGCAGAACCCCGACCTCACCGGCAAGGACTGGGGCAAGGTGCTGAAACGCGTGACGCCGGGGGCGCCCGCGCCGGTCGAGGCGTTCAAGCAGCACGGCACGGACTTCGTCGTGGCCGACACTCTGAGCGAGCTGCTCGCCGGCATGCTGGCGAAGACGGATGCCCCGCTCGACACCGCCCTGATCGAGCGGCAGTTGCGCGAACGCGACCTCGAGCTCGCGAACCCGTTCAGCAAGGACCCGCAGATCGCGGGGATCCACGAGGCCCGGCGGTATCGCGGCGACCGCCTCGGGCGGGTGGCCCCACCGCACCGGATCCTCGACCCCACGGCGGGGCCGCTGATCGCCGTGAAGCTGCACATCCTGACGCGGAAGAGCCTCGGCGGGATCCAGACCGATCTTTCGGCGCGTGTGCTCGGCTCCGACGGCGCGCCGCTGCCGGGCCTGTACGCGGCCGGCGAGGTCGCCGGCTTCGGCGGCGGCGGGGTGCACGGCTACCGCGCGCTTGAGGGGACTTTCCTCGGCGGGTGCCTGTTCAGCGGCCGCGTGGCCGGCCGGGCCGCGGCCGCTACCCTCTGA
- a CDS encoding acyl-CoA thioesterase: MDPVSAMLHALDLEDPGARTTEDIFTGPSQWMPHGRVFGGQVLAQSIVAAARTLPDERLIHSLHGYFLRPGDVNLDVTLGVDRIHDGRSFSTRRVQTFQGGVPIMSLIASFQVEQDGVDHQFDMPHGIPDPESLPPVSEYLAGIQHPAAQFWTAARPFDIRYIDAPVYLPMEDTGERVAHQAVWLKAKATLPDDPVLHRAAMAYASDYTILEPVLRRHGAAWATPGLKMASLDHAMWWHRPARADEWLLYVEDSPSAQGGRGLAHARIYRQDGALAATVAQEGMLRIPGGETAA, encoded by the coding sequence ATGGATCCGGTCTCCGCGATGCTTCACGCCCTCGATCTGGAGGACCCGGGAGCACGGACCACCGAGGACATCTTCACGGGTCCGAGCCAGTGGATGCCGCACGGCCGCGTCTTCGGCGGTCAGGTGCTCGCCCAGTCCATCGTCGCGGCGGCGCGCACGCTGCCGGATGAGCGGCTCATCCACTCGCTTCACGGCTACTTCCTGCGGCCGGGCGACGTGAACCTCGACGTCACGCTGGGTGTCGACCGCATCCACGACGGCCGCTCGTTCTCCACCCGCCGCGTGCAGACGTTCCAGGGCGGCGTGCCGATCATGTCGCTGATCGCCTCGTTCCAGGTCGAGCAGGACGGCGTCGACCATCAATTCGACATGCCACACGGCATACCCGACCCCGAGTCGCTTCCGCCGGTCAGCGAGTACCTCGCCGGCATCCAGCACCCGGCCGCCCAGTTCTGGACCGCGGCGCGCCCGTTCGACATCCGGTACATCGATGCCCCCGTCTACCTGCCGATGGAGGACACCGGTGAGCGGGTCGCGCACCAGGCCGTGTGGCTGAAGGCGAAGGCGACGCTGCCCGACGACCCGGTACTCCACCGGGCCGCCATGGCGTATGCGAGCGACTACACGATCCTCGAGCCGGTGCTGCGCCGTCACGGCGCAGCGTGGGCGACCCCGGGGCTCAAGATGGCGAGCCTCGACCACGCCATGTGGTGGCATCGGCCCGCCCGGGCGGACGAGTGGCTGCTCTACGTCGAGGACTCCCCCAGCGCGCAAGGCGGTCGGGGGCTCGCGCACGCGCGCATCTACCGGCAGGACGGCGCGCTCGCCGCCACGGTCGCGCAGGAGGGCATGCTGCGCATTCCCGGCGGCGAGACAGCCGCCTGA
- a CDS encoding ubiquinol-cytochrome c reductase iron-sulfur subunit — protein MTRITRRTALATAGAGVVSLGLAACSPTNGQAPGDNGSGDGVKATKDASGKTSVAASSIPVGGSIIVQTGSQSDPAIALAQPSSGKFVAHTAVCTHQGCIVAAAGAELHCPCHGSKFDAFTGKAIHGPASLPLDEVAVTVSGSSVEFDA, from the coding sequence GTGACTCGAATCACCCGACGCACCGCACTGGCCACTGCCGGAGCAGGAGTCGTCTCGCTCGGCCTGGCCGCGTGCTCCCCGACCAACGGGCAGGCACCGGGCGACAACGGCTCAGGTGATGGTGTGAAAGCGACGAAGGATGCCTCAGGCAAGACCTCGGTGGCTGCGTCGTCGATTCCCGTCGGGGGCTCGATCATCGTGCAGACCGGGTCGCAGTCGGACCCGGCGATCGCGCTCGCGCAGCCGAGCTCGGGGAAGTTCGTCGCTCACACGGCGGTGTGCACACACCAGGGCTGCATCGTCGCCGCCGCCGGGGCGGAGCTGCACTGCCCGTGCCACGGCTCGAAGTTCGATGCGTTCACCGGCAAGGCCATTCACGGCCCGGCATCACTGCCGCTCGACGAGGTCGCCGTGACGGTGAGCGGCTCGAGCGTCGAGTTCGACGCGTAA
- a CDS encoding acyl-CoA thioesterase translates to MADESAVASRRIHVPTVMRFSDLDAYGHVNNVAMLRFFEDARVQAFWAGDPDEEGHLDPGPFADTAILRSKPGEGTLTVLAHQEIEYLAQIPFLRSPLDIQLWIGHIGGASLDMYYEIYSPVTARQRTLYARAATTLVLVDAETGRPRRIADAERAAWQPYIGEALQFRRGSSRT, encoded by the coding sequence ATGGCAGACGAGTCGGCCGTGGCATCCCGTCGCATTCATGTCCCCACGGTCATGCGCTTCAGCGATCTCGACGCGTATGGCCACGTCAACAATGTCGCGATGCTGCGCTTCTTCGAGGATGCGCGCGTGCAAGCGTTCTGGGCGGGCGACCCCGACGAGGAGGGCCATCTCGACCCGGGGCCGTTCGCAGACACCGCGATCCTCAGGTCCAAGCCGGGCGAGGGCACGCTGACGGTGCTCGCGCATCAGGAGATCGAATACCTCGCGCAGATCCCGTTCCTGCGGTCGCCGCTCGACATCCAGCTCTGGATCGGGCACATCGGCGGCGCGAGCCTCGACATGTACTACGAGATCTACTCGCCGGTCACGGCCAGGCAGCGCACGCTCTACGCCCGCGCCGCGACGACGCTGGTGCTCGTCGACGCGGAAACGGGCCGCCCGCGGCGGATCGCGGATGCCGAGCGCGCCGCCTGGCAGCCGTATATCGGTGAGGCGCTGCAGTTCCGCCGGGGCTCCAGCAGGACCTGA
- the ettA gene encoding energy-dependent translational throttle protein EttA, translating to MADYIYSMVRARKAVGDKVILDDVTMSFLPGAKIGVVGPNGAGKSTILKIMAGRDQPSNGEARLTPGYSVGILMQEPELDEDKTVLENVQQGVGPIKAKVDRFNEISAAMADPDADFDALLAEMGTLQEEIDAADAWDLDSQLEQAMDALRCPPSDAIVRVLSGGEKRRVALCKLLLEKPDLLLLDEPTNHLDAESVLWLEQHLASYPGAVLAVTHDRYFLDHVAGWICEVDRGRLYPYEGNYSTYLEKKAQRLEVQGKKDAKLAKRLGEELEWVRSNAKGRQAKSKARLARYEEMAAEAERTRKLDFEEIQIPAGPRLGDIVIEANDLKKGFGDRVLVDGLSFTLPRNGIVGVIGPNGVGKTTLFKTIVGFEELDGGKLKIGDTVKISYVDQSRANIDPNKTLWEVVSDGLDYIQVGKTEVPSRAYVSTFGFKGPDQQKKAGVLSGGERNRLNLALTLKEGGNLLLLDEPTNDLDVETLSSLENALLEFPGCAVVITHDRWFLDRIATHILAYEGTEENPSNWYWFEGNFEAYEENKVQRLGADAAKPHRSTYRKLTRD from the coding sequence ATGGCCGACTACATCTATTCCATGGTCCGCGCCCGCAAGGCCGTGGGTGACAAGGTGATCCTCGACGACGTGACGATGTCGTTCCTGCCCGGAGCGAAGATCGGCGTGGTCGGCCCGAACGGCGCCGGTAAGTCGACGATCCTCAAGATCATGGCCGGGCGCGACCAGCCCAGCAACGGCGAGGCGCGCCTCACCCCCGGCTACTCCGTCGGCATCCTGATGCAGGAGCCCGAGCTCGACGAAGACAAGACCGTTCTTGAGAACGTGCAGCAGGGCGTCGGCCCGATCAAGGCCAAGGTCGACCGCTTCAACGAGATCTCCGCGGCGATGGCCGACCCCGACGCCGATTTCGACGCACTGCTCGCCGAGATGGGCACCCTGCAGGAGGAGATCGACGCCGCCGACGCGTGGGACCTCGACTCGCAGCTCGAGCAGGCGATGGACGCGCTGCGCTGCCCGCCGTCCGATGCGATCGTGCGCGTCCTCTCGGGGGGTGAGAAGCGCCGCGTCGCGCTGTGCAAGCTGCTGCTCGAGAAGCCCGACCTGCTGCTGCTCGACGAGCCCACCAACCACCTCGACGCCGAGAGCGTGCTCTGGCTCGAGCAGCACCTCGCGAGCTATCCCGGCGCCGTCCTCGCCGTGACCCACGACCGGTACTTCCTCGACCACGTCGCCGGGTGGATCTGCGAAGTCGATCGCGGCCGCCTCTACCCGTACGAGGGCAACTACTCGACCTACCTCGAGAAGAAGGCCCAGCGACTCGAGGTGCAGGGCAAGAAGGACGCCAAGCTCGCAAAGCGCCTCGGCGAGGAGCTCGAGTGGGTGCGCAGCAACGCCAAGGGCCGTCAGGCCAAGTCCAAGGCCCGACTCGCGCGCTACGAGGAGATGGCCGCAGAGGCGGAGCGCACGAGGAAGCTCGACTTCGAGGAGATCCAGATCCCGGCGGGCCCGCGACTTGGCGACATCGTCATCGAAGCCAACGACCTCAAGAAGGGGTTCGGCGACCGTGTGCTCGTCGACGGCCTGAGCTTCACGCTGCCCCGCAACGGCATCGTGGGCGTCATCGGCCCGAACGGCGTCGGCAAGACCACGCTGTTCAAGACCATCGTCGGCTTCGAGGAGCTCGACGGCGGCAAGCTCAAGATCGGCGACACGGTGAAGATCTCCTATGTCGACCAGAGCCGCGCGAACATCGACCCCAACAAGACCCTGTGGGAGGTCGTCTCGGACGGCCTCGACTACATCCAGGTCGGCAAGACCGAGGTGCCGAGCCGTGCCTACGTCTCGACGTTCGGCTTCAAGGGCCCCGACCAGCAGAAGAAGGCCGGCGTGCTCTCCGGCGGTGAGCGCAACCGCCTGAATCTCGCGCTCACGCTGAAGGAGGGCGGCAACCTGCTGCTCCTCGACGAGCCGACCAACGACCTCGACGTCGAGACGCTGTCGAGCCTCGAGAACGCGCTGCTCGAGTTCCCGGGCTGCGCCGTCGTCATCACCCACGACCGGTGGTTCCTCGACCGCATCGCGACGCACATCCTCGCCTACGAGGGCACAGAGGAGAATCCGTCGAACTGGTACTGGTTCGAGGGCAATTTCGAGGCCTACGAGGAGAACAAGGTGCAGCGCCTCGGCGCTGACGCCGCGAAGCCGCACCGCAGCACCTACCGCAAGCTGACGCGCGACTGA
- a CDS encoding DUF6993 domain-containing protein yields the protein MRVGRTMPVVALAAAALALAGCTGAGPQAHAPSPTQTAWTEAPSATAAPGGGSTSFDANGTAEQNRTAFDTAIRGVLAGNAQADGNTVAAALKSAGFPPAATQVTASTTSANLQPGSIMVGVKIGDSCLVGQWGTAVDGYQSTVAPALGSGGCLIGGIPAVG from the coding sequence GTGCGGGTCGGTCGAACGATGCCGGTGGTCGCTCTGGCCGCCGCAGCGCTCGCGCTGGCCGGGTGCACGGGCGCCGGCCCGCAGGCGCATGCGCCGAGCCCGACCCAGACCGCATGGACCGAAGCCCCGAGCGCGACCGCGGCTCCTGGTGGCGGTTCGACCTCGTTCGACGCGAACGGCACCGCCGAGCAGAACCGCACCGCCTTCGACACTGCGATCCGCGGCGTGCTCGCCGGCAACGCACAGGCCGACGGGAACACCGTCGCGGCCGCACTCAAGTCGGCGGGCTTCCCCCCGGCGGCCACACAGGTGACGGCGAGCACGACCTCGGCGAACCTGCAGCCGGGATCGATCATGGTCGGTGTCAAGATCGGCGACTCGTGCCTTGTCGGGCAGTGGGGCACGGCGGTCGACGGCTATCAGTCGACGGTGGCGCCCGCGCTCGGCAGCGGAGGCTGCCTCATCGGCGGCATTCCCGCCGTCGGCTGA
- a CDS encoding single-stranded DNA-binding protein, with product MSSTITVRGFVATQPKFVMAGPLAISSFRLASNDRRYNRTTGQWETGPTSWYSVSTFRVLATNVFASIGKGDPVIVTGRLKVTEWSAGGKAGLDVEIEAEGVGHDFRWGKASGFVRNNGKSSGGADDGAPAVDDEQPPAFDRGDRSGFVPEPSGEGEVWANPATSIASASSADAGEPAAFGFVAADEQTGEILEDA from the coding sequence ATGAGCTCGACCATCACCGTCCGCGGCTTCGTCGCGACCCAGCCCAAGTTCGTCATGGCGGGTCCACTCGCCATCTCGAGCTTCCGGCTCGCCTCGAACGACCGCCGCTACAACCGCACCACAGGCCAGTGGGAGACCGGGCCGACGAGCTGGTACAGCGTGAGCACGTTCCGTGTGCTCGCGACGAACGTGTTCGCGAGCATCGGCAAGGGCGACCCCGTCATCGTGACGGGCCGGCTGAAGGTCACCGAGTGGAGTGCCGGCGGGAAGGCCGGCCTCGACGTCGAGATCGAGGCCGAAGGCGTCGGCCACGACTTCCGGTGGGGCAAGGCCAGCGGATTCGTGCGCAACAACGGCAAGTCGAGCGGCGGGGCGGACGACGGGGCTCCGGCCGTCGACGACGAGCAGCCGCCCGCTTTCGATCGAGGCGACCGGTCCGGATTCGTTCCCGAGCCGTCCGGCGAGGGTGAGGTGTGGGCGAATCCGGCAACGTCGATCGCGTCGGCATCGAGCGCTGATGCGGGCGAGCCGGCTGCTTTCGGGTTCGTCGCGGCCGACGAGCAGACCGGCGAGATCCTGGAGGACGCATAG
- the msrA gene encoding peptide-methionine (S)-S-oxide reductase MsrA, producing the protein MQTFVLAGGCFWCLDAVYRTLNGVSDVVSGYTGGTVANPSYELVCTGTTNHAEAVAVTFDETVIPADIILDAFFTLHDPRQLNRQGADIGTQYRSAMFYSDDEQKAVFEAAIARADDIWGGGVVTTLEPLGEFYRAEEYHQDFFAKNPGQGYCLAVALPKVNKVRKAFGEYVRAA; encoded by the coding sequence ATGCAGACCTTCGTCCTCGCAGGCGGTTGCTTCTGGTGTCTCGACGCGGTGTACCGCACGCTCAACGGCGTGAGCGACGTCGTCAGCGGCTACACCGGCGGCACGGTCGCGAACCCGAGCTACGAGCTCGTGTGCACCGGCACCACGAACCACGCCGAGGCGGTCGCCGTCACCTTCGACGAGACCGTGATCCCGGCCGACATCATCCTCGACGCGTTCTTCACGCTCCACGACCCACGCCAGCTGAACCGGCAGGGTGCCGACATCGGCACGCAGTACCGCTCGGCGATGTTCTACTCCGACGACGAGCAGAAGGCCGTGTTCGAGGCGGCCATCGCGCGCGCCGACGATATCTGGGGCGGGGGCGTCGTCACCACGCTCGAGCCGCTCGGCGAGTTCTACCGCGCTGAGGAGTACCACCAGGACTTCTTCGCCAAGAACCCCGGCCAGGGCTACTGCCTCGCGGTCGCGCTGCCCAAGGTGAACAAGGTGCGCAAGGCGTTCGGGGAATACGTCCGCGCCGCATAG